The stretch of DNA GAAAATAAGAACAGAGATAGCAAGTATATTTTATATGGGTCAAATTAGAAGCGTGGGTTAATGGGGATATGATGATAAGGGATATAATCAACGCAATGTccaggggtgcgtttcccgaagctttcttaacgctacgtcgttcgtaagttgtaccttaagctcttCCTTAAgggtgcgtttcccgataacggtgtctcttagcgctttACGAAGACTCTCTAAGGTATACCTAACTAAAGctgtttacttttctacgtgtgttccccgaactaccggttgcttaagggatagcttatATGtgacgttactaggcccatcgacttgctctaagatcgattatgcactccatacagcgactgtttgactgcgttatgagagaaagtagtgttatttatgaataaagcactgcaggaatactttaaaatattgcatttattacgactggtgggaacgtattaatagaattaaaaacttacaaactaaattattatataattattattattattttcgccaaattatatatacggttagtgatacggtttatggctacgccatctagcaatacgtattctttggcatgtcatgttttatttacattattttaatatctttgtcgtagtgccttaaatgactttgcaatcagggttgatttggcagaagcaccatcacattacaggtgtaattcacaattttctctaattagctgacgttttcaataaaagcgcaccaacaagcaaaacgcaccaacatgattaaaaaagatataaaaatgtatattatatacattttagatatggcggaaaaaaacaaagaaataagcggtcccacagcttcacaaaCGAAagtggagatattgttagacgtggcgctgaataaagaaacattattttccagttttaggactaagGTGTCCAACAAGACCAAGAAataactatggttaaacatagAGAGAGTGTtcatgaatatcatttaaaaggcaattaggcaacatgttcaataaagtgcaacatgcatccttcgtaatttacAATTCTATTATCTGCATGAAaaccattaatgtggtatttcagtaatattattagccaactacaactgtagaattattagtgtacatattgcttaacagattgagatggaACTAAGAGctacagctgatttcagaggataggggtcgtaacagtggtggccactagcggagtgcactgacaacatcgctaagaTATAGCTAAGattggtccagaccaaccttaagAAAGTACgacttacagaaggtatacgTAGCTgagaacgtttcgggaaacactcCGCAACGTTGAGGTAGAGctcaaggtacaacttacgaacgacgaactagcgttaagaaggcttcgggaaacgcaccccaggATTCTAGCATAATAATGATTGGAACCTGTTTTGTGCAGATCACGACCTGAGTGTGGTCAGAGAGCAACAACTTGCAGCAGAGGCAGGACAAGTCATCAGCATGAGTGAAAGCAATCAGAGTGTTGACAGCGAAGAAACGCCAATGGAGGTGGATTCTGTAAGAGCACGGTGACCGAGGCATTTGCAGCGACTGTTTGCTTGCACAATCACTGAAGCACTTTATTCAATTCACTTAAGTTGCCATTATTTTGgatacacatttctcatttgcaaaaCCTTGGTTTCCAGTTTCCTTAGAGTTTAACATCTTAATCACAGTTTGACATATTATCACTTTTGTACTTTTCTTGTTTGCTGATGTGTTGCATCTGTCAAAGGCGCCAGATGCAAAACATCAGCCTGTTGATAACAGGAATGATGACAGTGGCAAAAAAAACGCCAAAGAAGATGCCTTTGCTGCCACTGGAACAAGTCCTACAGCCAATCTCATCCATGGAAACGATCCCACGGCCAATGAGGGCGCCATGACGGCCAGTGCAGAGGCCCAGACAAAGGGCAAACATTTTCAGGAGGTGAGTGAAGACTGTTTATCCCAGGGGGATATGTATGAAAAATTTTAGATTAATGAGTGTTTGAAATTCAGATCCTTTCAGCACTTGATTTGAATGCAGATGCAATTGGGATCTTTTGGAGCTGAAGGGGAGACTTCTGTTGTTATTGCGCTGGAGTGTAAAGTGAATGTTTGAAAGTTGTCTAGTACTAAAGGAAAAACTTCAAGAAGTTCCATAAGAAATTAATTGGAAAAAGGGTACAAGTCTGTTGAAGTGAAATCTTTAGAAGTGTCTGATTTGTAGTAATGGGAGAACAAGGATTCATGAACCAATAATGGGTCATGCTACAACAAGCTGTTTTGCAACAGGCAGAGAAGTTAGTTCAGATTTCAGGAGGAAGTTGGTGTGGCCAACAACAGAATGTAGATAGCATACATTTCTGACTCCTCTAAAGAAGAATGTGCTGATGTAGGATGCCATTTATTGGTTTTATTACTTGGTAAGTGTAAATAAGGCAGTATACCaagatttgtaaaaaataaatatatatatttgtgaggAAGGGGAGCGTGTCCCCCTCTAGTCTAGATATACTCGGGAATGATTCCTTCGTCTATGCCAAATGACAGTGGcaatcatgatttttttttttactagttGTCTGTGGGAGAAAAGTTGTAAAATTTCTGTTGTCTGTTGTCACTAGTTGTAAAATTTGGGAGGAAGTACCACTGTACTGTGCTGCGAGGAAAAACTCCATGACCATGATCTGATCCATTTGTCTACTGGCAGCACAGTCCCCCAGCAGCAGGGGGATACAACCCACATTCCCAGGGTGCTAAACCCGAGTTATAAGATGCACTATGAGGCTGCTGTTGACCACAGTCTTGGCTAGGATCTGATGCCAGACCAATGGACACGTTTATACACGAGAAGCACAGTTCAAGCTGGCCAGGCGCCAAACAGCCCCCTCTGTTACAGGTTTTGTTAACGtgtttcattgcattacatggaAGGTGGTATTTGACATTGTAATTACCGCAGACTTTCTTTCAGGACCTGAGTAGAGCAGACAGCCCTTGGGCATGTATGGAGGCTAAGGTGGAATGGCCTACGGATATACCAGAAAGCAAACGTAAAGTCGAACTACAGAAAGCTGTTCAGTCACTGCTGAATAAACCAGAGAAAATAGATTGTAATTTGGATTTCCGGAAAGATGAGCCCATCTCATTTTTCTGGGTACAACCCCCATCAGGTAAGAGAGTGTGCTTTTTTGGTGCTGTGCACTTgtaacatggttagctcagctagttcgctagtaagcacggatcgtgcagtgaaagcgaaggctggtagcaggttaccgtgacaacactccccgatgacgtacccctcaaattcaaaagaacgttgttgcccttggctaggggcgagttcgtctttagctgactggtaacgaaTAATTTggtacaagtgagaggccggggttcaaatcccacctcggactcaggcaatttctcacctgttacacactgATAGTGTTATATTTTGAGTGGCATTTAAAGCTCAACTAACTTGTGTTTAATTGTTTGTGAAAAACATAAATGAGTATACATTTTTACTGTGCCTTGCATGAAAAATGTAGTGAATTATTCCCTGCTGGTGCTCTTTGAGAAAGGTACTTtgcctgaactgcttcagtaaaattGATTCTATAGAATAAATATGCTAGTTACTCTGGATAAAGTATCTGATAGAATAAAgtgcaatgtaatgttgtgCTATTGAAGGAAGATACTCTTCTGGTTCTCAAAGTTCTCTTTTTCTGTGTAGTCATGGATAAGCTGAGAAAGGAGAAAGAATTGACATTTAAGAATTCTGAAGCTAAAACAACCAGAGTGCGCTTTTCACCTGCACCATCTGCACCACCTGGACCACCTCCATACTCAGAAGTCATGCAACAAAAGCAGGTGAGTTTCTCAACCATCTCCTCTCAATAAATAACTGCATCGTTCCACAGAGTTTTATGAATTTTTCATATATAAATTTGCCCACAGAGTTTTtcataactttttttaaatttttaataaTTTCAGTTTAGTTTTAGTTAGTTTTAAGAGTGGgctttaaagttttttttatacattgttttagtttagtttagctTCATTTCAGACAGTTTTAGTTTTGGTTTATGCTAAGTTTAGTTAATCTTTAGGGAGGGTTTACTGACTAGTCAATTAAATGTTTAGAAAAATGCTGAACGGTGTCAAATATACTAGTTGTTTAAACTAGACTCATTTCATATTGAAGTAATCTTTACATAAGTTTCAACAAACAGCTGTGACTTATACAACTGTCAGCAATGCTAAAATAATTAACACAAGTCTTTAAGTATTCTAATTTTAAGAAATCGGATCTTATGATTCATCCCAAGTAAACCTTTTCTTGCCAACAATATATGTCTCCCACTGGAGCATGTGTATATAGTTATATCTCTCAACAAAAGTGGATCGTTTGTTTGAGTTAGCCGAAAAAGTATGTGTAGATGTGATTTTACCTGACAGTCCTACTTTTTAACGTACTTATCGCATATTAAATATTGTCCCATTGTTTCAGCTGATATATATGCTTTTTTGTAGTGTTTCGAAACAAAACATTCTTAATCCACacatttagaaatattttttctgaattgTGTCGGTAAGTGATGAAACCAATTAAAATTACTTTAGTTTGGTCAGTTTTAAACAAGTTAACCAGGTTAATTAATTGTAATTTAAATGGAATCAATGTTAAATGCCCATCCCATATTACATTATACCAGGTAgtgtttggaacaaaaaataaatcaaagtttaatacattttgcaaACCATCTGAAACTAGCTTGTAGCCTTGaatgatttaatgaaaaacaggtcCAAACATCAATCCACAATACGTCTGAGATTTATTCATAGTAATTCCAAACAGGAGTGTTGTGTTTTCTCCCagatattttcaaaatgttggGAGAAGGCAACTCACCCTGACATTTCCTTGTTTGCCAATGTGTGAGCAAAAGGTCCCCACGGTTAGTTCAGGGGTTTATAGCAGGGGTTTtcaaacaaaagaagaaaacttaAATTGTttcatgtacagtgcatccggaaagtattcacagcgcttcacttttcccacattttgttatgttacagccttattccaaaatggaataaattcatttttttcctcaaaattctacacacaacaccccaacatgaaataagtattttagaattttttgcaaatttattaaaaataaaaaactaagaaatcacatgtacataagtattcaaagCCTTTGCTCAGTACtttgttttggcagcaattacagcctcaagtctttttgaatatgatgccacaagcttggcatacctatctttgggcagtttcgcccaatcctctttgcagcacctctcaagctccatcaggttggatggggagcgtcggtgcacagccattttcagatctctccagagatgttcaatcggattcaagtctggactctggctgggccactcaaggacattcacagagttgtcctgaagccactcctttgatatcttggctggaGCGccctggagcaggttttcatccagaatgtctctgtacattgctgcattcatctttccctcaatcccgactagtctcccagttcctgccgctgaaaaacatccccacagcatgatgctgtcaccaccatgcttcactgtagggatggtattggccaggtgatgagtggtgcctggtttcctccaaacatgacgcctggcattcacgccaaagaattcaatctttgtctcatcagaccagagaattttgtttctcatggtctgagagtccttcaggtgccttttggcaaactccaggcgggctgccaggtgccttttactaaggagcggcttccgtctggccactctaccatacaggcctgattggtggattgctgcagagatggttgtccttctggaaagttctcctctctccacagaggaacactggagctctgacagagtgaccatcgggttcttggtcacctccctgactaaggcccttctcccccgattgctcagtttagacgggcggtcagctctaggaagagtgctggtggttccgaacttcttccatttacggatgatggaggccactatgctcattgggaccttcaaagcagcagaaatttttctgtaccctttcccagatttgtgcctcgagacaatcctgtttttgagcttcatggcaaaggctgtgaatacttatgtacatgtgatttcttagttttttatttttaataaatttgcaaaaaaaagttttcacgtcgtcattatggggtattgtttgtagaatttggggaaaaaaatgaatttaatcaattttggaataagcttataacaaaacaaaatgtggaaaaagtgaagcgctgtgaatactttccggatgcactgtatattttaattttatttcagttagttTTAAAAGTGTGCCTGCTAATTTCCTTtcactttttgtctttttatttcagtttacaaTATGCATTTTGTATTGAATTAATTTGGTTCCCAACATGGTGCTGAACATGTCCAAGTCCTGTCCTAATTCTGAATGTCTAAGTGTCATGCACAGACCCCACTGTCGATTCAGGAGAATGTAGAGATCTATTGACCAAACGGTCCACTCTGCACTCAACCAGCCTTGCCTGTAGGTGGTGCGATCATAAGCGATTATACGCATCTGACTCACTTGCTCAATTGTATTTTAAAAGCCTGCCACATGAGACCACCCTGTTCCAACTGGCACAAAATTAAAACTACAAAAGCACCATTGATATCATTCTGCGTCTTTTTGCTGCATTGATGACTTAACCCGGAAGCTTGCTACCCACAATAAGTGAACGCTATCCCCAGCTATACACATGTTGTGCTAGAAATACAAGATAAAACTGACCAACACGTTTGTACTTGTAAATATATCTAGcaatacatacagtggggtccaaaagtctgagaccaccagtgaaaatgcttctattttgcattttcttctaatttaatacaaaccttttaatgacaaattatatcatcagcataacaattctTCAGCATTCTTAGTTTTTGGTATgtcccccttttgctttaataACATCTTGCACTCGAGCTGGCATggacaaatttgtgcaaaacctgatgatccatgttgtTTCAGCATAATTTggcaatgttccaaagagcttCTTATGATGTTActgtcaggtgattgtggattgtgcaaatctccttgctcttctttggtctagttttgcaaagctttgaagtaattttaatttgaaaatccAAAAacgttctgtttatttttatgattacattgaaaaacagattttcaatgtggtctaaATGCTTAAGATGTTTGACTTTGTTTTCTAGTTTTGGCCAGTATGTACTTCAACAACAGGATACGGAATAACACTTACCATAGCTGTGTGGCTATTTCAGTCCATGAAAACAATAGTCTGTACTTCCAGTCATGGACTTGTAACTCTGTGACACTATCTTTTTTATCCTAGACATTTTGTTTATCTGGATCATGTCAGATGTATTTAGAAATTAATCTTGAGCtcccaatttttttttcagaatgcaaaTGCTTTGCCAATGCCAGTGGGGGCCATTAAGAAGGAGGAATTAAATGGAAAGTTCCCTCGGTTGGAGCAAGAGACTGCTATTAGGAGCAATCGCATGGAAACTAATGAGAGCACTACCTTCAGCCAAGGAGATACCCTGGTGGAAAAGGAGAGTTTAACTGTccctctgttccaatactgGCACATAACCACTGCTTGCAATCAGGAGATCGACCAAATCCAGAGAAGGAATGGAGTAGACATCATAGGACAGGCTTCAGCGTCAATCATGGCACCAGTGCATAAAGACGGCAACGAATCTGCTGTACTGAGGGCCAAAGACGAGTTTACAAGCCTTGTCCAGAAGTATGCTCATGACATCCACAGTATCTCTGTTCATATTGCCAGCCTGGACCAGGGAAAACTGGTGGAGATGCTGAGAGAGATTCAGAGAGACAAATGCAGGCTGGTGCTGAGCGTGTCCTCAAAGGGCTGCCAGATTTCTGGCCCAAAAGACAGCCTGGACCAGTTCCAAAGAAAATGGAGTTTGAAGACCTACACACAGGATTCAGAAATGGCCTTAGAGACGACTTTGGATATGGACCTCCGGGATCCTCTGGAGGAACAGGGGCTGAGCATGCATTCATTCCACTGGGATTTTATCAAAAAGGTCTTTGAAAAGCAGGTGTTGGCTATCCAGCAGAAATTTGGGATGGAGTTTGTCGCAGTGCCCGCTGGAGATGAGGTGAATGTGAAAGCGGTGTCAACCGGAGACCCGAGGTTCCCCCTGGCATGCCACGCTCTGAAAGCCCTGGAGCAGCTCTACCAGAAAGGAGCCACTGACATGCAGGCCTGTCCTCTGGAGAACCCCAATCACAAGAAGGTGGAGCAGATCAAGAGTTTCTTCGATAAAATCCGTAATAGTCACCCATTTGTAGCAACAGGGGAAGCTAACGGCCCCTGGAGGCTGGTTGGCTTGGCTGAGCATCTGTGGCCAGCTGTGGAGGCACTGGAATGTGAGCTGGGCGAACCCGTCTTCAACAAGAAGAtgaagctgcagctgcagggtCTGAAGTCCTCTCCCAGCGTGTCACAAGGGGCCACTGCGAGTCAGGCAGGAGTCCCTGAAGAGGAAAACTGTCCCATCTGCATGGACACATTTACAAACAAGACGACATTAGGCTGTAAGCATGAGTTCTGCATGGACTGCTACAACAAGTCAGCGATGATCATGGGCCCCTGTTGCCCTGTGTGTAAAGTTGTATTTGGAAAGATTGTGGGGACCCAGCCTGAAGGTTCAATGACTTGGCAGTGTTCGACATACAGACTGCCAGGATTTTATGACTGTGGCTCCATTGAGATTGCATATGATATTCCTAGTGGCACACAGACGGTAAGAACCCTTGGGGTGTGATGCATCAGAAAATATGTTTCGGGTCTAATGTTAAAGTTTTAGTGTCCAAACTGGAAAGAGGGTTTGCTGGGCAACTAAAGTGCCATGATTAGATTGTATGGCTTTAAATGCACTTTGAATCTTTTGTCCTGAAAGGTAGGAAACATTAGTGCATATTAAACGGGTAGTTGGAACTACATTTTTTGCATAAAACCACAAAGCAACCACTGTAAAGCCAACAGAGTTGTCAGAAACACttttgtaaatactgtatataaaatatcCTTAATtgcagagagagtgaaagggggagagagggagtgagggagatgAGTATTCTCTTGAGCATGTGTTGACAGTATAAGTTTTTCTGTGAATTAACTGTAAATTTGTCTGGTTCCAGCAAAGGCATCCGAATCCAGGGAGGCCATTCACTGGGGCCCACCGATTGGCTTATTTACCAGACAACACTGAGGGTAATGAGGTTTTAAAGCTGCTGAAGACTGCATTTGACCAGAAACTTATTTTCACTGTGGGAACCTCCACCACAACAGGAAGTTCTAACACAGTCACCTGGAATGACATTCACCACAAGACCAGTAGACATGGAGGACCTCAAGGGTACTTACTATTTTTGATCTTGGGCAGTGATTGGGGCGGGGGGTTATGTGACCAGTTAGTGGATGTATACTGTATCATGTGACTCTGTCTGAAAATAGCAAAAATACTGAAATTGAATCTGGCCATCTGTAGAACTGCATTCATATATCAGTATTGATGTGCTTGTGTATTTCTGAAGAAGGAATGTACACACAAGAATGTTCTTATTGATGGCTCCCTTCTTCCTGCAGCTTTGGATACCCAGACCCTGACTACCTGAAGAGAGTTAAGGAGGAGCTGAAAGCCAAGGGCATTGAATAAGGAGGACCTTGGCCCAGcatctgcactgttctgtacaGATGCTTCTGAATGATGTCAGACCTATTGGGCTTGTCTGCACATAGCAATATTGACAGGGAGAGACTGGAACTGTCTATGGTTTAAAAACTGGGATTTAACTAAGATAGGTTTTGGTTTTGGATATCAGaacataattgtttttcaaaagacgcaaaaatgttatttaatgacatgattatcacacacacacagtcatgggcactcacgtgcacacacacattaaaggccagtttcacagacacagattaagcctgagactaaattcaattttgaattgaGATATTCCATACAAAACTCACTTCAGTCCAGGACCAGGCataatctgtgtttgtgaaactggccctatttGTGTTGGGGGGGCTTGGATGTTTATTTCATACACAAATCTGTTAACTTGAGAAGAAAAGCATTCTCACATGTGCTTCATTCATTGTGTGCATAATTATTGCATTTCCTGAATAATTCTGCATTGATTGTCATTTAATAACTGTATCACTGTATTTGTAACATTGATAGTATGCCACCCTACTAGACATTCTTGGACTTGTATAGCCTGGGGCTCCCTGAATCACTGTCACGTTTGACCCTATTCATAACTTGCGTCTTTATGAGGACAGACCAGTTGGCTATGATAATGGCTTTGAATGAATGCTTAGAAATTCTGCTTGGATTGGTTACTGCCATATAAACATAATTTTAATCAGGTTTGTTCTTTCAGTTTACAAAACATATTGCAGATTCTCCTGAAATGATTCTTTAACTATAATATTCCACAGTGCTTTTTGTTTACTTTCTGTTGTTAATTATATGgttcttgatttaaaaaaaaaatttgattgtAATTATGCATTATCTTGTATTGagagcatatatatatatatatatatatatatatatatatatatatatatatatatatatatatatatcaacaGTAAAATATTGTATCCTGAATCAATTTTTGTGACTGATTTGgtgtttggtttgtttataGGCTATAGTGGTATTCTGAATTTGATTCTAAGATTTTTCCTATCGCGCTCGCCACCAGATGGCGAAAATGTATCGGTTCACCCAGCTGCAGCACCCGATCAGCGTCGAGCTGCTACGCGTGGAGAAAATATTCTTGGGGGCGGGACAAAGACGCACAGTT from Conger conger chromosome 14, fConCon1.1, whole genome shotgun sequence encodes:
- the LOC133110034 gene encoding E3 ubiquitin-protein ligase DTX3L-like; translated protein: MSESNQSVDSEETPMEVDSAPDAKHQPVDNRNDDSGKKNAKEDAFAATGTSPTANLIHGNDPTANEGAMTASAEAQTKGKHFQEDLSRADSPWACMEAKVEWPTDIPESKRKVELQKAVQSLLNKPEKIDCNLDFRKDEPISFFWVQPPSVMDKLRKEKELTFKNSEAKTTRVRFSPAPSAPPGPPPYSEVMQQKQNANALPMPVGAIKKEELNGKFPRLEQETAIRSNRMETNESTTFSQGDTLVEKESLTVPLFQYWHITTACNQEIDQIQRRNGVDIIGQASASIMAPVHKDGNESAVLRAKDEFTSLVQKYAHDIHSISVHIASLDQGKLVEMLREIQRDKCRLVLSVSSKGCQISGPKDSLDQFQRKWSLKTYTQDSEMALETTLDMDLRDPLEEQGLSMHSFHWDFIKKVFEKQVLAIQQKFGMEFVAVPAGDEVNVKAVSTGDPRFPLACHALKALEQLYQKGATDMQACPLENPNHKKVEQIKSFFDKIRNSHPFVATGEANGPWRLVGLAEHLWPAVEALECELGEPVFNKKMKLQLQGLKSSPSVSQGATASQAGVPEEENCPICMDTFTNKTTLGCKHEFCMDCYNKSAMIMGPCCPVCKVVFGKIVGTQPEGSMTWQCSTYRLPGFYDCGSIEIAYDIPSGTQTQRHPNPGRPFTGAHRLAYLPDNTEGNEVLKLLKTAFDQKLIFTVGTSTTTGSSNTVTWNDIHHKTSRHGGPQGFGYPDPDYLKRVKEELKAKGIE